The DNA segment GGCATAGGCACGGCCCATACCGACGATCTGGTGGGTGGCCAGGGTGCCGGAGCGCAGCCCCTGCTCATGCCCGCCGCCATGAATCTGCGCCTCCAACACACCACGGGCACGCTCGCCGACATATAGAGCACCAATGCCCTTGGGGCCATAGGTCTTGTGCGCCGAAATGGACATCAGGTCCACCGCCAGGCTGGCCAGGTCGATGGCCACCTTGCCGGTCGCCTGCGCCGCATCGACATGCAACAGCGCGCCATGCGCACGCACGATCTGGCCGATGCGCTGAACATCAGTCAGGGTGCCCAGCTCGTTGTTGACCAGCATCAGTGACACCAACAGCGTGTCTTCACGCAACGCATCAGCGACCATCTGCGGGTGAATCAGGCCATCGCTGCCGGGCTTGAGCCAGGTCACTTCATGGCCCTGCTGCTCCAGTTGCCTGACGCTGTCGATCACCGCCTTGTGCTCGATGCAACTGCTGATCAGATGACGCCGCCCTTCGGGCGCCATCGCGCAGACACCTTTGAGCGCCAGATTGTTGGATTCGGTCGCGCCGGAAGTCCAGACCATCTGCTCAGGCTTGGCGCCGATCAACGCCGCCACCTGTTGGCGCGCCTGCTCCACGGCCAGGCGCGCCTGCAGACCATGTTGATGAGAACTGGAAGCGGGGTTACCAAAAACCGCGCGCTGGCCCATGTAGGCCAGCATGTCAGTGACGACACGATCATCGATGGGGGTGGTAGCGGCGTAATCGAAATAGAGTTCAGACATGGGCGTTCACGGATAACCGGGTCGGTGAAGGATGGAAAAATGATAGAGCCGAACCCAGGAAAACCGATTGATAAATAAAGAACGGAATCGACCTTTTATAGAAACTTATTCCGGTTAAACACAATAAAAAGAAATAGAATTCCACAACCGGGCTTAATGGGTAAATCCAGGCCAAGTGACGCCTGAAGGTGACTGAGTGGATAAATTCGATAAAGCGATTC comes from the Pseudomonas sp. StFLB209 genome and includes:
- a CDS encoding cysteine desulfurase family protein, with translation MSELYFDYAATTPIDDRVVTDMLAYMGQRAVFGNPASSSHQHGLQARLAVEQARQQVAALIGAKPEQMVWTSGATESNNLALKGVCAMAPEGRRHLISSCIEHKAVIDSVRQLEQQGHEVTWLKPGSDGLIHPQMVADALREDTLLVSLMLVNNELGTLTDVQRIGQIVRAHGALLHVDAAQATGKVAIDLASLAVDLMSISAHKTYGPKGIGALYVGERARGVLEAQIHGGGHEQGLRSGTLATHQIVGMGRAYALAAEEMHSEFERIERLSARLSEVLLTLPGVRLNGDPVQRIPHTLNVSIERFAFSPAAFTGQIALSSTSACNSASNAPSHVLLALGLNPMQAGQSMRISLGRFTTDEDVDQAIEVVLQRLG